The following coding sequences are from one Rutidosis leptorrhynchoides isolate AG116_Rl617_1_P2 chromosome 11, CSIRO_AGI_Rlap_v1, whole genome shotgun sequence window:
- the LOC139877805 gene encoding protein TEEBE-like, which yields MAKFVFLLAFTLVSTCVLAATNPLQGLLPNGNFEEQPKAADVKKTVLLHKTALPKWEITGLVEYIHGGPQPGGMYFPVANGVHAIKLSNAATISQTIAVKKGSLYAVTFGASRTCAQQQVLRVSVPPHSGDLPLQTLYCADGGDVYAYGFKANDSSLKLTFSNPSVNEDPNCGPIIDVVAVKELLPPKATNLNLVKNGGFEEGPYGLSNSTNGVLLPPRQQDITSPLPGWIIESIKAVKLIDSKYFNVPSGLAAIELIAGRESAVAQIIRTIPNKLYKLTFAIGDAKNFCHGDMMVEAFAGKDTLKAPFKSEAKGEWKMVSMEFKAISTRTRLSFYSSYYHIRVDDTVSLCGPVIDQVKVLSVRS from the exons ATGGCAAAATTTGTATTTCTACTAGCATTCACCTTAGTTTCTACTTGTGTTCTTGCTGCCACAAATCCATTACAAG GTCTTTTACCTAACGGTAACTTTGAAGAACAACCAAAGGCCGCAGACGTTAAGAAAACCGTCCTACTTCACAAAACCGCGTTACCAAAATGGGAGATAACCGGCTTAGTAGAGTACATCCACGGCGGGCCCCAGCCCGGGGGGATGTACTTCCCAGTAGCAAATGGTGTGCATGCAATCAAGCTCAGTAACGCAGCTACCATCTCTCAAACTATTGCTGTTAAAAAGGGATCATTGTATGCTGTAACGTTCGGTGCTTCGAGAACTTGTGCTCAACAACAAGTGTTGAGAGTGTCAGTGCCACCTCATTCGGGTGATCTTCCCCTTCAAACTCTGTACTGCGCTGACGGTGGTGATGTTTACGCTTATGGATTTAAAGCGAATGATAGTAGTTTGAAGTTAACCTTTAGTAATCCCTCGGTAAATGAAGATCCAAATTGTGGCCCGATTATCGATGTTGTTGCGGTTAAAGAGCTCCTACCACCCAAAGCTACAAACC taaatttggtgaaaaatggtggATTTGAAGAAGGTCCTTACGGATTATCGAACTCCACCAATGGCGTTCTCCTTCCTCCTCGACAACAAGACATAACATCTCCTCTTCCCGGTTGGATCATCGAGTCTATTAAAGCAGTTAAACTCATTGATTCGAAATATTTCAACGTCCCAAGTGGTCTTGCAGCGATCGAGCTAATCGCAGGAAGAGAAAGTGCGGTCGCACAAATCATCCGAACTATCCCAAACAAACTCTACAAGCTAACCTTTGCGATTGGAGACGCGAAAAACTTTTGCCATGGAGACATGATGGTTGAAGCATTTGCAGGAAAAGATACATTAAAAGCTCCGTTTAAATCGGAAGCAAAAGGTGAATGGAAGATGGTTAGTATGGAATTTAAAGCGATATCCACGAGAACTAGATTGAGCTTCTACAGCTCGTATTACCATATTCGAGTTGACGATACTGTATCGCTTTGTGGTCCGGTCATTGATCAAGTTAAGGTTCTATCGGTTCGATCGTAG